The following proteins are encoded in a genomic region of Syngnathus acus chromosome 22, fSynAcu1.2, whole genome shotgun sequence:
- the LOC119116040 gene encoding papilin-like isoform X1 translates to MMLPLLLLQLVLAPALLVSAEDYWEGWGAYGPCSRTCGGGVMVRSRRCITHRNDGGYNCVGPDKSYLACNTQECPAGTKDYREEQCAQFDGADFKGSRYSWVPYYGAENPCELNCVPKGENFVYRHSATVKDGTPCHPGRLDICVEGVCRRIGCDNILDSNMQEDPCLQCGGQGQTCSLVRNTFNTQRLAPGYNQMFTIPAGATSISIREKHPSRNYLAVRNLQGDYYLNGHWSLEFTSAAQIAGTKLYYQRGVEGDNLPESIIGRGPTTEPLVVELISQEPNQGVEYEYYLPVGHPTEGYAWSFGSWSACSKECGIGYQSRAVYCSIDNEAVPDHLCPYYARPESNRTCNPQACPVTYAWRTSEWTDCNVACGGGFQYRGVDCLYNDESGPRVVEDAYCAQYTQAPTDQQKCNMQRCTDHPGSAIISYIPSENAVQCRTTTYGCCYDRTTPAAGPNGEGCRDPPAPFERSICSLPKAAGSCSSWTARYFFDVLSGKCTEFWYGGCHGNSNHFATQEECHRVCHEPNGNGNGNGNGNGNGNGNGNGNGDGDGNGNGHANGNGNGNGRTNGNGNGHTNGNGNGNGYTNGNGNGRSNGNGNGNGRTNGNGNGNGHTNGNGNGNGYSNGNGNGNGHPNGNGNGNGHPNGNGNGNGNGNGHPNGNGNGNGHPNGNGNGNGNGHPNGNGNGNGHPNGNGNDNGHPNGNGNGNGHPNGNGNGNGNGHPNGNGNGNGYSNGNGNGNGRTNGNGNGNGRPNGNGNGNGRPNGNGNGNGYSNGNGNGNGHPNGNGNGHPNGNGNGYSNGNGNGNGHPNGNGNGNGNGHPNGNGNGNGNGHPNGNGNGNGNGHPNGNGNGNGNGHPNGNGNGNGYSNGNGNGNGRTNGNGNGNGRTNGNGNGRPNGNGHTNGNGNGRSNGNGNGNGRNGNGHSNGNGNGNGNGNGNGYPNGNGNGRSNGYGQRANGNGNGNGNGEDYNGNGHDNGNGNGRSNGHTQRVASSVAHTAHKARFVLKARRPHFITVKKHLIPAASLTLPAQVKIDQSDPSAVEALAGQTVVLPCRVSPPPSSTVALQWSKDGAALTSRRHQQQPNGSLLLGPVSKSDEGWFLCVATKEQERDHRYVYLTVSEGASRPQPTSLPTDELSPGFTLERSAASLLEMRAGQAARLPCTVVPATSLRYVSIQWSRDGRTLSDSRFVQQLDGTLLIESLRTEDAGVYTCSASTQHQLEQRRVHLRVQAALRITKAPDNIQVPEGSTALLPCVASGVDVSIGWSRNGVPVRPDGRKVQVSADGSLILNNVQASDEGTYTCNAYAGIYSASASADVRLLKNVQTGGVMTSPSGTPCLDQPELANCELVVYAQLCANQYYAAFCCASCARQARSGDRLAR, encoded by the exons ATGATGCTGCCTCTGTTGCTCCTCCAGCTGGTCCTGGCTCCAGCCCTTTTG GTGTCCGCTGAGGACTACTGGGAGGGGTGGGGTGCATACGGACCATGCAGTCGGACCTGCGGCGGTGGTGTGATGGTCAGAAGCAGACGCTGTATCACCCACAG AAACGACGGAGGCTACAACTGTGTTGGACCTGACAAGTCTTACCTGGCCTGTAACACTCAG GAGTGTCCCGCGGGAACTAAGGATTACCGTGAGGAGCAGTGCGCCCAGTTCGATGGGGCTGACTTCAAGGGGTCACGTTACAGCTGGGTGCCTTATTACGGAG CCGAGAACCCCTGCGAGCTGAACTGCGTGCCAAAGGGAGAGAACTTTGTCTACCGCCACAGTGCCACCGTTAAGGACGGAACACCTTGCCATCCCGGACGCCTTGACATTTGTGTGGAGGGAGTCTGCAGG CGCATAGGCTGCGACAACATACTGGACTCCAACATGCAGGAGGACCCCTGCCTGCAGTGCGGAGGCCAAGGACAGACCTGCTCACTGGTCAGGAACACCTTCAACACGCAGCGTCTTGCTCCCG GTTACAACCAGATGTTCACCATCCCCGCTGGAGCCACCTCCATCAGCATTAGAGAGAAACACCCTTCACGCAATTACCTCG CTGTCAGGAACCTGCAAGGAGATTACTACCTGAACGGTCACTGGTCCCTGGAGTTCACCAGTGCTGCCCAAATTGCCGGCACCAAGCTGTACTACCAACGAGGCGTAGAGGGCGACAACCTTCCCGAGTCCATCATCGGCCGCGGACCCACCACCGAGCCCCTCGTCGTGGAG CTGATCAGCCAGGAGCCCAACCAGGGTGTGGAGTACGAGTACTACCTTCCCGTGGGACACCCCACAGAGGGATACGCCTGGAGCTTCGGATCTTGGTCCGCCTGCAGCAAAGAGTGCGGAATTG GCTATCAGTCCAGAGCCGTCTACTGCTCCATCGACAACGAGGCCGTGCCCGACCACCTGTGCCCGTACTATGCCCGACCCGAGAGCAACAGAACCTGCAACCCTCAGGCCTGCCCTGTCACCTACGC CTGGAGAACCAGCGAGTGGACCGACTGCAACGTGGCATGCGGAGGCGGATTCCAGTATCGCGGCGTGGACTGTCTCTACAATGACGAGTCGGGACCCCGCGTGGTCGAGGACGCCTACTGCGCTCAGTACACTCAGGCACCCACTGACCAGCAGAAATGCAACATGCAGCGCTGCACCGACCACCCCGGAAGTGCG ATCATTTCCTACATCCCCTCTGAGAACGCCGTTCAGTGCCGCACCACCACCTACGGGTGCTGCTACGACCGCACCACCCCTGCTGCCGGGCCCAATGGAGAGGGCTGCCGTGACCCACCCGCACCTT TCGAGCGCTCCATCTGCTCACTGCCTAAGGCCGCTGGATCCTGCTCCAGCTGGACGGCGCGCTACTTCTTTGATGTTCTAAGCGGCAAGTGTACCGAGTTCTGGTACGGAGGCTGCCACGGCAACAGCAATCACTTTGCAACACAGGAGGAGTGCCACAGGGTCTGCCACGAGCCTAATGGCAATGGAAACGGCAATGGAAACGGAAATGGAAACGGAAACGGAAACGGAAATGGAAATGGTGACGGTGACGGTAACGGTAACGGCCACGCCAATGGAAATGGCAATGGTAATGGCCGCACCAATGGAAATGGCAACGGCCACACCAACGGAAACGGAAATGGTAACGGTTACACAAACGGAAACGGTAACGGCCGCTCAAATGGAAATGGCAACGGTAATGGCCGCACCAACGGAAACGGTAACGGCAACGGCCACACCAACGGAAATGGCAATGGTAACGGTTACTCAAACGGCAATGGAAATGGTAACGGCCACCCCAACGGCAATGGAAACGGTAACGGCCACCCCAACGGCAATGGCAATGGCAATGGAAACGGTAACGGCCACCCCAACGGCAATGGAAACGGTAACGGCCACCCCAACGGCAATGGCAATGGAAACGGTAACGGCCACCCCAACGGAAATGGAAACGGTAACGGCCACCCCAACGGAAATGGAAACGATAACGGCCACCCCAATGGCAATGGAAACGGTAACGGCCACCCCAACGGCAATGGCAATGGAAACGGTAACGGCCATCCCAACGGCAACGGCAATGGTAATGGTTACTCAAACGGCAATGGAAACGGTAACGGCCGCACCAACGGCAATGGAAACGGTAACGGACGCCCCAACGGCAATGGAAACGGTAACGGCCGCCCCAACGGCAATGGCAATGGTAACGGTTACTCAAACGGCAATGGAAACGGTAACGGCCACCCCAATGGAAACGGTAACGGCCACCCCAACGGCAATGGTAACGGTTACTCAAACGGCAATGGAAACGGTAACGGCCACCCCAACGGCAATGGCAATGGAAACGGTAACGGCCACCCCAACGGCAATGGCAATGGAAACGGTAACGGCCACCCCAACGGCAATGGCAATGGAAACGGTAACGGCCACCCCAACGGCAATGGCAATGGAAACGGTAACGGCCACCCCAACGGCAACGGCAATGGTAATGGTTACTCAAACGGCAATGGAAACGGTAACGGCCGCACCAACGGCAATGGAAATGGTAACGGCCGCACCAACGGTAATGGTAACGGTCGCCCCAACGGTAACGGGCACACCAACGGAAATGGCAACGGTCGCTCCAACGGAAATGGAAACGGTAACGGCCGCAACGGTAATGGTCACTCCAACGGTAATGGAAACGGAAATGGAAACGGTAATGGAAATGGTTACCCAAACGGTAACGGAAATGGCCGCTCCAACGGATATGGACAGCGCGCCAACGGAAATGGCAACGGCAACGGAAATGGCGAGGACTACAACGGAAACGGCCACGACAACGGAAACGGCAATGGCCGCTCCAATGGTCACACCCAGAGGGTAGCATCCAGCGTGGCCCACACTGCCCACAAGGCCCGCTTTGTCTTGAAAGCCCGCAGGCCTCACTTTATCACCGTGAAAAAGCACCTTATCCCCGCAGCCAG TTTGACTTTGCCAGCCCAGGTCAAGATTGACCAGTCGGACCCGTCCGCCGTAGAGGCCCTGGCGGGCCAGACGGTGGTGCTGCCCTGCAGAGTCAGCCCACCGCCCAGTTCCACCGTGGCGCTCCAGTGGAGCAAGGACGGAGCCGCATTGACATCACGCAG ACATCAACAGCAGCCCAACGGTTCGCTGCTGCTCGGCCCTGTCAGCAAGTCGGACGAAGGCTGGTTCTTGTGTGTGGCCACCAAGGAGCAGGAAAGAGACCACCGCTACGTTTACCTGACTGTCTCAG AGGGAGCGTCCCGGCCGCAGCCCACCTCCTTGCCGACGGACGAGCTTTCGCCAGG GTTCACCCTGGAGCGCTCGGCCGCATCCTTGCTGGAGATGCGAGCGGGACAGGCGGCCCGACTGCCGTGCACCGTCGTACCCGCAACCTCACTCAGATACGTCAGCATACAATGGAGCCGAGACGGACGCACACTCAGCGACTCCAG GTTTGTCCAGCAGTTAGATGGCACACTGCTCATTGAGTCACTTCGGACTGAGGACGCCGGTGTGTACACTTGCTCCGCCTCCACGCAGCATCAGCTGGAGCAGAGACGCGTACATCTCAGAGTTCAAG CTGCCTTGCGGATCACCAAAGCTCCCGACAACATCCAAGTACCTGAAGGCAGCACGGCACTGCTACCCTGCGTGGCGTCGGGAGTCGACGTAAGCATCGGCTGGTCCAG GAACGGCGTCCCAGTGCGTCCGGACGGACGTAAGGTCCAGGTGTCTGCCGACGGGAGCCTGATCCTCAACAATGTGCAGGCATCCGACGAGGGCACCTACACGTGCAACGCCTACGCCGGCATCTACTCGGCCAGCGCCTCGGCTGACGTGCGCCTCctcaaaaatgtgcaaacag GCGGGGTTATGACATCACCATCGGGGACGCCGTGCTTGGACCAGCCTGAATTGGCCAACTGCGAGCTGGTGGTCTACGCCCAGCTGTGCGCCAACCAGTACTACGCTGCCTTCTGTTGTGCCAGCTGTGCCCGCCAAGCACGCAGCGGTGACAGGTTAGCTCGGTGA
- the LOC119116040 gene encoding papilin-like isoform X17: MMLPLLLLQLVLAPALLVSAEDYWEGWGAYGPCSRTCGGGVMVRSRRCITHRNDGGYNCVGPDKSYLACNTQECPAGTKDYREEQCAQFDGADFKGSRYSWVPYYGAENPCELNCVPKGENFVYRHSATVKDGTPCHPGRLDICVEGVCRRIGCDNILDSNMQEDPCLQCGGQGQTCSLVRNTFNTQRLAPGYNQMFTIPAGATSISIREKHPSRNYLAVRNLQGDYYLNGHWSLEFTSAAQIAGTKLYYQRGVEGDNLPESIIGRGPTTEPLVVELISQEPNQGVEYEYYLPVGHPTEGYAWSFGSWSACSKECGIGYQSRAVYCSIDNEAVPDHLCPYYARPESNRTCNPQACPVTYAWRTSEWTDCNVACGGGFQYRGVDCLYNDESGPRVVEDAYCAQYTQAPTDQQKCNMQRCTDHPGSAIISYIPSENAVQCRTTTYGCCYDRTTPAAGPNGEGCRDPPAPFERSICSLPKAAGSCSSWTARYFFDVLSGKCTEFWYGGCHGNSNHFATQEECHRVCHEPNGNGNGNGNGNGNGNGNGNGNGDGDGNGNGHANGNGNGNGRTNGNGNGHTNGNGNGNGYTNGNGNGRSNGNGNGNGRTNGNGNGNGHTNGNGNGNGYSNGNGNGNGHPNGNGNGNGHPNGNGNGNGNGNGHPNGNGNGNGHPNGNGNGNGNGHPNGNGNGNGHPNGNGNDNGHPNGNGNGNGHPNGNGNGNGNGHPNGNGNGNGYSNGNGNGNGRTNGNGNGNGRPNGNGNGNGRPNGNGNGNGYSNGNGNGNGHPNGNGNGHPNGNGNGYSNGNGNGNGHPNGNGNGNGNGHPNGNGNGNGNGHPNGNGNGNGNGHPNGNGNGHTNGNGNGRSNGNGNGNGRNGNGHSNGNGNGNGNGNGNGYPNGNGNGRSNGYGQRANGNGNGNGNGEDYNGNGHDNGNGNGRSNGHTQRVASSVAHTAHKARFVLKARRPHFITVKKHLIPAASLTLPAQVKIDQSDPSAVEALAGQTVVLPCRVSPPPSSTVALQWSKDGAALTSRRHQQQPNGSLLLGPVSKSDEGWFLCVATKEQERDHRYVYLTVSEGASRPQPTSLPTDELSPGFTLERSAASLLEMRAGQAARLPCTVVPATSLRYVSIQWSRDGRTLSDSRFVQQLDGTLLIESLRTEDAGVYTCSASTQHQLEQRRVHLRVQAALRITKAPDNIQVPEGSTALLPCVASGVDVSIGWSRNGVPVRPDGRKVQVSADGSLILNNVQASDEGTYTCNAYAGIYSASASADVRLLKNVQTGGVMTSPSGTPCLDQPELANCELVVYAQLCANQYYAAFCCASCARQARSGDRLAR, translated from the exons ATGATGCTGCCTCTGTTGCTCCTCCAGCTGGTCCTGGCTCCAGCCCTTTTG GTGTCCGCTGAGGACTACTGGGAGGGGTGGGGTGCATACGGACCATGCAGTCGGACCTGCGGCGGTGGTGTGATGGTCAGAAGCAGACGCTGTATCACCCACAG AAACGACGGAGGCTACAACTGTGTTGGACCTGACAAGTCTTACCTGGCCTGTAACACTCAG GAGTGTCCCGCGGGAACTAAGGATTACCGTGAGGAGCAGTGCGCCCAGTTCGATGGGGCTGACTTCAAGGGGTCACGTTACAGCTGGGTGCCTTATTACGGAG CCGAGAACCCCTGCGAGCTGAACTGCGTGCCAAAGGGAGAGAACTTTGTCTACCGCCACAGTGCCACCGTTAAGGACGGAACACCTTGCCATCCCGGACGCCTTGACATTTGTGTGGAGGGAGTCTGCAGG CGCATAGGCTGCGACAACATACTGGACTCCAACATGCAGGAGGACCCCTGCCTGCAGTGCGGAGGCCAAGGACAGACCTGCTCACTGGTCAGGAACACCTTCAACACGCAGCGTCTTGCTCCCG GTTACAACCAGATGTTCACCATCCCCGCTGGAGCCACCTCCATCAGCATTAGAGAGAAACACCCTTCACGCAATTACCTCG CTGTCAGGAACCTGCAAGGAGATTACTACCTGAACGGTCACTGGTCCCTGGAGTTCACCAGTGCTGCCCAAATTGCCGGCACCAAGCTGTACTACCAACGAGGCGTAGAGGGCGACAACCTTCCCGAGTCCATCATCGGCCGCGGACCCACCACCGAGCCCCTCGTCGTGGAG CTGATCAGCCAGGAGCCCAACCAGGGTGTGGAGTACGAGTACTACCTTCCCGTGGGACACCCCACAGAGGGATACGCCTGGAGCTTCGGATCTTGGTCCGCCTGCAGCAAAGAGTGCGGAATTG GCTATCAGTCCAGAGCCGTCTACTGCTCCATCGACAACGAGGCCGTGCCCGACCACCTGTGCCCGTACTATGCCCGACCCGAGAGCAACAGAACCTGCAACCCTCAGGCCTGCCCTGTCACCTACGC CTGGAGAACCAGCGAGTGGACCGACTGCAACGTGGCATGCGGAGGCGGATTCCAGTATCGCGGCGTGGACTGTCTCTACAATGACGAGTCGGGACCCCGCGTGGTCGAGGACGCCTACTGCGCTCAGTACACTCAGGCACCCACTGACCAGCAGAAATGCAACATGCAGCGCTGCACCGACCACCCCGGAAGTGCG ATCATTTCCTACATCCCCTCTGAGAACGCCGTTCAGTGCCGCACCACCACCTACGGGTGCTGCTACGACCGCACCACCCCTGCTGCCGGGCCCAATGGAGAGGGCTGCCGTGACCCACCCGCACCTT TCGAGCGCTCCATCTGCTCACTGCCTAAGGCCGCTGGATCCTGCTCCAGCTGGACGGCGCGCTACTTCTTTGATGTTCTAAGCGGCAAGTGTACCGAGTTCTGGTACGGAGGCTGCCACGGCAACAGCAATCACTTTGCAACACAGGAGGAGTGCCACAGGGTCTGCCACGAGCCTAATGGCAATGGAAACGGCAATGGAAACGGAAATGGAAACGGAAACGGAAACGGAAATGGAAATGGTGACGGTGACGGTAACGGTAACGGCCACGCCAATGGAAATGGCAATGGTAATGGCCGCACCAATGGAAATGGCAACGGCCACACCAACGGAAACGGAAATGGTAACGGTTACACAAACGGAAACGGTAACGGCCGCTCAAATGGAAATGGCAACGGTAATGGCCGCACCAACGGAAACGGTAACGGCAACGGCCACACCAACGGAAATGGCAATGGTAACGGTTACTCAAACGGCAATGGAAATGGTAACGGCCACCCCAACGGCAATGGAAACGGTAACGGCCACCCCAACGGCAATGGCAATGGCAATGGAAACGGTAACGGCCACCCCAACGGCAATGGAAACGGTAACGGCCACCCCAACGGCAATGGCAATGGAAACGGTAACGGCCACCCCAACGGAAATGGAAACGGTAACGGCCACCCCAACGGAAATGGAAACGATAACGGCCACCCCAATGGCAATGGAAACGGTAACGGCCACCCCAACGGCAATGGCAATGGAAACGGTAACGGCCATCCCAACGGCAACGGCAATGGTAATGGTTACTCAAACGGCAATGGAAACGGTAACGGCCGCACCAACGGCAATGGAAACGGTAACGGACGCCCCAACGGCAATGGAAACGGTAACGGCCGCCCCAACGGCAATGGCAATGGTAACGGTTACTCAAACGGCAATGGAAACGGTAACGGCCACCCCAATGGAAACGGTAACGGCCACCCCAACGGCAATGGTAACGGTTACTCAAACGGCAATGGAAACGGTAACGGCCACCCCAACGGCAATGGCAATGGAAACGGTAACGGCCACCCCAACGGCAATGGCAATGGAAACGGTAACGGCCACCCCAACGGCAATGGCAATGGAAACGGTAACGGCCACCCCAACGG CAACGGTAACGGGCACACCAACGGAAATGGCAACGGTCGCTCCAACGGAAATGGAAACGGTAACGGCCGCAACGGTAATGGTCACTCCAACGGTAATGGAAACGGAAATGGAAACGGTAATGGAAATGGTTACCCAAACGGTAACGGAAATGGCCGCTCCAACGGATATGGACAGCGCGCCAACGGAAATGGCAACGGCAACGGAAATGGCGAGGACTACAACGGAAACGGCCACGACAACGGAAACGGCAATGGCCGCTCCAATGGTCACACCCAGAGGGTAGCATCCAGCGTGGCCCACACTGCCCACAAGGCCCGCTTTGTCTTGAAAGCCCGCAGGCCTCACTTTATCACCGTGAAAAAGCACCTTATCCCCGCAGCCAG TTTGACTTTGCCAGCCCAGGTCAAGATTGACCAGTCGGACCCGTCCGCCGTAGAGGCCCTGGCGGGCCAGACGGTGGTGCTGCCCTGCAGAGTCAGCCCACCGCCCAGTTCCACCGTGGCGCTCCAGTGGAGCAAGGACGGAGCCGCATTGACATCACGCAG ACATCAACAGCAGCCCAACGGTTCGCTGCTGCTCGGCCCTGTCAGCAAGTCGGACGAAGGCTGGTTCTTGTGTGTGGCCACCAAGGAGCAGGAAAGAGACCACCGCTACGTTTACCTGACTGTCTCAG AGGGAGCGTCCCGGCCGCAGCCCACCTCCTTGCCGACGGACGAGCTTTCGCCAGG GTTCACCCTGGAGCGCTCGGCCGCATCCTTGCTGGAGATGCGAGCGGGACAGGCGGCCCGACTGCCGTGCACCGTCGTACCCGCAACCTCACTCAGATACGTCAGCATACAATGGAGCCGAGACGGACGCACACTCAGCGACTCCAG GTTTGTCCAGCAGTTAGATGGCACACTGCTCATTGAGTCACTTCGGACTGAGGACGCCGGTGTGTACACTTGCTCCGCCTCCACGCAGCATCAGCTGGAGCAGAGACGCGTACATCTCAGAGTTCAAG CTGCCTTGCGGATCACCAAAGCTCCCGACAACATCCAAGTACCTGAAGGCAGCACGGCACTGCTACCCTGCGTGGCGTCGGGAGTCGACGTAAGCATCGGCTGGTCCAG GAACGGCGTCCCAGTGCGTCCGGACGGACGTAAGGTCCAGGTGTCTGCCGACGGGAGCCTGATCCTCAACAATGTGCAGGCATCCGACGAGGGCACCTACACGTGCAACGCCTACGCCGGCATCTACTCGGCCAGCGCCTCGGCTGACGTGCGCCTCctcaaaaatgtgcaaacag GCGGGGTTATGACATCACCATCGGGGACGCCGTGCTTGGACCAGCCTGAATTGGCCAACTGCGAGCTGGTGGTCTACGCCCAGCTGTGCGCCAACCAGTACTACGCTGCCTTCTGTTGTGCCAGCTGTGCCCGCCAAGCACGCAGCGGTGACAGGTTAGCTCGGTGA